In Ochrobactrum sp. Marseille-Q0166, a single genomic region encodes these proteins:
- a CDS encoding M48 family metallopeptidase: protein MGFSLFRSSKAKQSATVRSERIHAVAGRELPLRVLENPRAKRLTLRIETGGKGLRVTIPPGLPDREVQSFLIRHEGWIESRIAKLPDQAGLRVGVKIPIRGVPHLITHQPGRGTVDLLDGSILLVHGDPAHLSRRVADYLKREVKRDIEQLVARHTATVGRKAKAVRFKDTKSRWGSCTSDGVLSFSWRIGMAPPPVINYLVAHEVAHLIEMNHGPKFWKLCLELCPDTERCKAWLKRNGSALQAIDFT, encoded by the coding sequence ATGGGCTTTTCCTTATTTCGTTCATCGAAGGCTAAACAGTCGGCGACAGTCAGAAGCGAACGCATTCATGCGGTCGCGGGACGTGAATTGCCTTTGCGCGTGCTTGAAAACCCGCGCGCCAAACGCCTGACACTTCGGATTGAGACCGGCGGCAAGGGTCTGCGTGTCACTATTCCACCGGGCCTGCCCGACCGTGAAGTGCAGAGTTTTTTGATCCGCCATGAAGGCTGGATTGAAAGCCGCATAGCAAAATTACCCGATCAGGCTGGCCTTCGTGTGGGTGTGAAAATACCCATTCGCGGTGTGCCGCATCTCATCACCCATCAGCCCGGACGTGGCACGGTGGATTTGCTGGATGGCAGTATTCTGCTCGTTCATGGCGACCCCGCACATCTTTCGCGGCGCGTCGCCGATTACCTCAAGCGCGAAGTCAAACGCGACATCGAGCAACTGGTTGCCCGTCATACGGCAACCGTGGGCCGCAAAGCCAAGGCGGTCCGGTTCAAGGATACCAAAAGCCGCTGGGGGTCGTGTACTTCCGATGGCGTGCTTTCCTTCTCATGGCGCATCGGCATGGCCCCGCCGCCCGTCATCAACTATCTCGTCGCCCACGAAGTGGCGCATCTGATCGAGATGAACCATGGGCCGAAATTCTGGAAACTCTGCCTTGAGCTTTGCCCCGACACTGAGCGCTGCAAAGCATGGCTGAAGCGTAATGGCAGCGCATTACAGGCTATCGACTTTACATGA